Proteins co-encoded in one Novosphingobium sp. PP1Y genomic window:
- a CDS encoding polysaccharide deacetylase family protein, translating to MPASNLLEPPKAADLATFSSEFGQRFIVTVDTEEEFDWDAPLNRDRHGVATVPALRKFQQFCEGFGVVPTYLIDYPVANSALTSQVLGEAVSSGRAEIGVQLHPWVNPPFEEEISEFNSYAGNLGFELERQKFLQLREKIESVFGIAPQIYRAGRYGLGPRTSEILTEFGIAIDTSVRSHFDYSGKGGPNYRSHPLQPYWVDRERRLLELPLTTVYWGPLRQLGNVIYPHLWRTPTARGVLARTGLLERIPLTPEGVTADEALRGVDIAIDEGLPVLVFSFHSPSLAPGHTPYVRTDEDLDALYDWWRTLFAHLERRGVKPTNVAQIMSSVELA from the coding sequence TTGCCAGCGTCAAACCTGCTTGAGCCGCCCAAAGCGGCTGATCTTGCGACATTTTCCAGCGAATTCGGCCAGCGGTTCATCGTCACCGTCGATACCGAGGAAGAATTCGACTGGGACGCGCCGCTCAATCGCGACCGCCATGGCGTTGCGACGGTTCCGGCCCTTCGCAAGTTCCAGCAGTTCTGCGAAGGTTTCGGCGTCGTTCCCACCTATCTGATCGATTATCCGGTCGCCAATTCGGCTCTCACCAGCCAGGTGCTTGGCGAAGCCGTCAGCTCGGGCCGCGCCGAAATCGGGGTCCAGCTGCACCCATGGGTCAATCCGCCCTTCGAAGAAGAAATTAGCGAATTCAACAGCTACGCTGGAAATCTTGGCTTCGAGCTTGAAAGGCAGAAATTCCTGCAGCTGCGCGAGAAGATCGAATCCGTCTTCGGTATAGCGCCACAGATCTACCGCGCAGGGCGTTACGGCCTGGGTCCGCGCACCAGCGAGATCCTGACTGAGTTCGGCATTGCCATCGACACCTCGGTCCGTTCGCATTTCGACTACAGCGGCAAGGGCGGCCCGAACTATCGCAGCCATCCGCTCCAGCCCTATTGGGTGGACCGGGAACGCCGCCTGCTCGAACTGCCCCTCACGACCGTTTACTGGGGCCCGCTGCGCCAGCTCGGCAACGTCATCTACCCACATCTATGGCGCACGCCGACCGCACGCGGCGTCCTCGCCCGCACCGGATTGCTGGAGCGTATCCCCCTCACCCCAGAAGGCGTGACGGCTGACGAAGCGCTTCGCGGGGTCGACATCGCCATCGACGAAGGCCTGCCCGTCCTCGTCTTCTCGTTCCACAGCCCTTCGCTCGCGCCGGGCCACACGCCCTATGTGCGCACGGACGAGGATCTCGACGCGCTT